A window of the Radiobacillus deserti genome harbors these coding sequences:
- a CDS encoding small, acid-soluble spore protein, alpha/beta type, producing the protein MGRKRGIMSDQLKEEIAKELGFYDTVKQEGWGGIRARDAGNMVKRAIQIAEEQLTRGKS; encoded by the coding sequence ATGGGTAGGAAAAGAGGTATTATGTCCGACCAATTGAAAGAGGAAATTGCTAAGGAGTTAGGTTTTTACGACACTGTCAAACAAGAGGGATGGGGCGGTATTCGAGCGCGAGACGCTGGGAATATGGTAAAGCGTGCCATTCAAATAGCAGAAGAACAATTAACAAGGGGCAAATCCTAA
- the ispE gene encoding 4-(cytidine 5'-diphospho)-2-C-methyl-D-erythritol kinase gives MYLLEKAPAKINLSLDVLYKRPDQYHEVEMVMTTIDLADRIELIVLQEDRIEIKSENRFVPNDERNLAYRAAKLLKDTFSIQNGVRIYIEKQIPVAAGLAGGSSDAAATLRGLNKLWNLNLSTKELADLGAEIGSDVSFCVYDSTALASGRGEQITELPPPPACWVVLAKPAIGVSTQTIYQNLNLEDVQHPSTKKMVEAIQQQRYEEICSQVGNVLETVTLRLYPEVKQIKEQMEQSGADAVLMSGSGPTVFALVQQESRAQRMYNSLKGFCEEVYMVRMLGYPQTLD, from the coding sequence ATGTATTTACTCGAAAAGGCTCCTGCCAAAATCAATCTATCTTTAGATGTCCTCTATAAGAGACCAGATCAATATCATGAAGTTGAAATGGTAATGACGACAATTGATTTAGCAGACCGCATTGAGTTAATCGTGTTACAAGAAGATCGGATAGAAATCAAATCTGAGAATAGATTCGTTCCTAATGATGAACGTAATTTGGCTTATCGAGCAGCTAAATTATTAAAAGATACCTTTTCGATTCAAAACGGAGTACGGATTTATATTGAGAAGCAGATTCCAGTTGCTGCAGGTTTAGCCGGTGGAAGTAGTGATGCAGCTGCAACGTTAAGGGGATTAAATAAGCTTTGGAACTTGAATTTATCCACGAAAGAGTTGGCAGACCTCGGGGCGGAAATAGGCTCAGATGTTTCATTCTGTGTGTACGATTCTACTGCTTTAGCAAGTGGAAGAGGTGAACAGATTACAGAGCTGCCACCACCGCCAGCGTGTTGGGTTGTGTTAGCGAAGCCTGCCATTGGGGTTTCGACCCAAACGATATATCAGAATTTAAACTTAGAAGATGTACAGCATCCGAGTACGAAAAAAATGGTAGAGGCTATACAACAACAGCGATATGAAGAGATTTGTAGTCAGGTGGGAAATGTCCTGGAAACGGTAACGTTACGTCTTTATCCGGAAGTGAAACAAATTAAAGAACAGATGGAACAGTCTGGTGCAGATGCTGTATTGATGAGTGGAAGTGGACCAACCGTTTTTGCGCTTGTTCAACAGGAGAGTAGGGCACAGCGTATGTACAACAGTTTAAAAGGGTTTTGTGAAGAGGTGTACATGGTGCGAATGCTCGGTTATCCTCAGACACTTGATTGA
- the purR gene encoding pur operon repressor translates to MKRSDRLVAMTHYLIEHPSQLVSLPFFSETYHAAKSSISEDLAIINQRFQEEGIGYLESIAGAAGGVKYVPEMAKEKSQQFLDAMCDRLEDSNRLLPGGYLFMSDLLGEPATVRKVGQIFASAFAKLDVEVVVTVATKGIPLAYAVASFLNVPVVIVRRDPKVTEGSTVSINYVSGSSRKIQTMVLPKRSLREGAKVCIIDDFMKAGGTINGMKELLKEFEADVVAIGVLAEAEDEEEERVVDQYTSLVQITNVDVKNKKIEVHKGNLF, encoded by the coding sequence ATGAAAAGAAGTGATAGATTAGTAGCTATGACGCATTATTTAATAGAACATCCTTCCCAACTCGTTTCCTTACCGTTCTTTTCTGAGACGTATCATGCAGCGAAGTCCTCTATTAGCGAAGATCTAGCGATTATTAATCAACGGTTTCAAGAAGAAGGAATTGGCTATTTAGAGTCCATTGCAGGAGCTGCGGGCGGCGTGAAGTACGTGCCAGAGATGGCGAAGGAAAAAAGTCAACAATTTTTAGATGCTATGTGTGATCGATTAGAAGACTCGAATCGATTGTTACCTGGCGGCTATTTATTTATGAGTGACTTGTTAGGAGAACCAGCTACAGTTCGAAAAGTCGGGCAAATTTTTGCTTCTGCGTTCGCAAAATTAGACGTAGAGGTAGTTGTAACGGTAGCAACAAAAGGAATCCCGCTAGCATATGCAGTCGCATCTTTCTTAAACGTTCCAGTTGTGATTGTGAGAAGAGACCCTAAGGTAACGGAAGGGTCCACGGTAAGTATTAATTACGTGTCCGGTAGTTCTAGAAAAATTCAGACGATGGTATTACCGAAGCGAAGTCTTCGCGAAGGAGCAAAGGTATGTATCATTGATGATTTTATGAAAGCTGGCGGGACGATAAACGGCATGAAAGAGCTTTTGAAGGAATTCGAAGCAGACGTCGTTGCAATAGGTGTTCTTGCAGAAGCGGAGGATGAGGAAGAAGAGCGAGTGGTTGATCAGTACACTTCTCTTGTTCAAATTACAAATGTTGATGTAAAAAATAAAAAAATAGAAGTACACAAAGGGAATCTGTTCTAA
- the yabG gene encoding sporulation peptidase YabG — MEIKIGDLVSRTSYNHDLLFRIIDISDRTVLLHGEDVRLEADASPEDLVRIPERDLKKRREKMKEQEDFSYRLFRQDYQLMKEKREYESTSGYEQTPDYFQLPARVLHLDGDQQYLKKCINVYQRLGLQVHGVHLSEREMPEEIGRLVEKIQPDLIIITGHDAFSRNKGNKNDLGAYRHSKYFVETVREARRVVPHLDQLVIFAGACQSHFESLIRAGANFASSPSRVNIHALDPVYIAAKIAYTPFMDKVGVWDALRNTMTGEKGLGGVETRGLLRTGMPYIEDED; from the coding sequence ATGGAGATTAAGATAGGAGATTTAGTTTCACGAACCTCTTATAACCACGATTTATTATTTCGAATTATCGATATATCAGATCGTACAGTCCTTTTACATGGAGAGGATGTGCGATTAGAAGCGGATGCTTCACCGGAAGATCTTGTCCGCATACCAGAACGAGATTTAAAAAAACGACGAGAGAAGATGAAAGAACAAGAAGACTTTTCTTATCGGTTATTTAGACAGGATTATCAGCTTATGAAAGAAAAGCGTGAGTATGAATCCACTTCTGGCTATGAACAAACACCAGATTACTTTCAGCTACCCGCAAGAGTACTCCATCTAGATGGAGATCAACAGTATTTAAAAAAATGTATTAACGTGTATCAGCGTCTTGGTCTCCAGGTGCACGGTGTTCACCTTAGCGAAAGAGAAATGCCGGAAGAAATAGGACGTCTTGTTGAAAAAATTCAGCCTGATCTCATAATAATAACTGGTCATGATGCATTTTCTCGCAACAAAGGGAATAAGAATGACCTTGGAGCTTATCGTCACTCCAAATATTTCGTAGAAACAGTCCGAGAAGCTAGAAGGGTTGTTCCTCACCTTGATCAGCTTGTAATTTTTGCAGGGGCATGCCAATCCCACTTCGAGTCGCTTATCCGTGCTGGAGCTAATTTTGCTAGTTCTCCATCTCGAGTTAACATTCATGCATTAGACCCGGTTTATATCGCTGCTAAAATCGCTTATACACCTTTTATGGATAAGGTAGGGGTGTGGGATGCTTTACGAAACACAATGACGGGTGAAAAAGGACTTGGTGGAGTAGAAACGAGGGGTTTACTTCGAACGGGTATGCCATATATCGAAGATGAAGATTAA
- the rsmA gene encoding 16S rRNA (adenine(1518)-N(6)/adenine(1519)-N(6))-dimethyltransferase RsmA, giving the protein MNQEKAIATPSKTKEILQKHGFSFKKSLGQNFLIDTQILKNIIHHAGIDKETGAIEIGPGMGALTEQLAIHADEVVAFEIDQRLVPILKETLQGYDNVSIINKDILEADIQKEIEEHFKKGQPVKIVANLPYYITTPILMKLLMEKLPISSITVMIQKEVAERMAASPSSKSYGSLSIAVQYYTDAKVVMNVPKTVFMPQPNVDSSVLHLTLREEPPVQVEDENYFFDLVQASFAQRRKTLNNNLARHFAETYTKQEIAELIKQADIEGSRRGEALSMEEFARLANTFYRKGLD; this is encoded by the coding sequence ATGAACCAGGAAAAAGCAATCGCGACTCCATCCAAAACAAAGGAAATTTTACAGAAGCATGGCTTTTCCTTTAAGAAAAGTTTAGGTCAGAATTTCCTGATTGATACACAAATCTTGAAGAACATTATTCATCATGCTGGGATAGATAAAGAAACAGGAGCAATTGAGATTGGTCCCGGGATGGGGGCATTAACAGAACAACTCGCTATTCACGCTGATGAAGTGGTTGCTTTTGAAATTGATCAGCGCTTAGTTCCGATTTTAAAAGAGACGTTGCAGGGGTATGATAACGTTTCGATTATAAATAAAGATATTTTAGAAGCAGATATTCAGAAAGAAATAGAAGAACACTTCAAAAAGGGTCAGCCTGTTAAGATAGTAGCTAATTTACCTTATTATATTACGACGCCGATTTTGATGAAGCTTTTAATGGAAAAGCTTCCGATATCTAGTATTACGGTAATGATTCAGAAGGAAGTTGCAGAAAGAATGGCGGCAAGTCCAAGTAGTAAAAGCTATGGGTCACTATCCATAGCTGTCCAATACTACACGGATGCAAAAGTCGTTATGAATGTTCCCAAAACTGTATTTATGCCACAACCAAATGTAGATTCCTCTGTTTTACATTTGACGTTACGAGAGGAACCACCTGTACAGGTAGAAGATGAAAACTATTTTTTCGACCTTGTCCAAGCATCTTTTGCGCAAAGACGGAAAACATTAAATAATAATTTAGCTCGACACTTTGCAGAAACATATACAAAACAAGAAATTGCGGAGCTAATAAAACAAGCAGATATAGAGGGCTCCCGAAGAGGGGAAGCCTTATCCATGGAGGAATTTGCTCGTCTAGCGAATACGTTTTACCGTAAAGGTCTTGATTAA
- the spoVG gene encoding septation regulator SpoVG: protein MEVTDVRLRRVNTEGRMRAIASITLDQEFVVHDIRVIDGNNGLFVAMPSKRTPDGEFRDIAHPINSTTRGKIQDAVLEEYHRAGEMEVEYEEAGAS from the coding sequence ATGGAAGTAACTGATGTGAGATTACGCCGCGTTAATACCGAGGGAAGAATGCGAGCAATTGCTTCTATTACGTTAGATCAGGAGTTTGTCGTACATGACATCCGAGTCATAGACGGTAACAACGGTTTATTTGTTGCTATGCCATCCAAGCGAACACCGGATGGAGAATTCAGGGACATTGCACACCCTATCAATTCTACTACTCGTGGTAAGATTCAAGACGCAGTGCTAGAAGAGTATCACCGTGCAGGAGAAATGGAAGTCGAATACGAAGAAGCAGGTGCTTCTTAA
- the rnmV gene encoding ribonuclease M5, whose amino-acid sequence MRIKEVIVVEGKDDTSKIKQAVDADTIETNGSAVNEDIINQIRHAQEKRGVIIFTDPDYPGERIRHIVSQAVPGCKHAFLTKQEAKAKRDKGIGIEHASVSVIQEALSKVYEVTGEYESAITKEDLLACGLIGGPKARERRKKLGVALRIGYANAKQLEKRLSSFQIAREDFVEVMEQILKEEES is encoded by the coding sequence TTGCGGATAAAAGAAGTTATCGTCGTCGAAGGAAAAGACGACACATCGAAAATAAAACAAGCAGTGGACGCAGATACTATTGAGACAAATGGATCTGCGGTTAACGAGGATATCATTAATCAAATCAGGCATGCTCAGGAAAAACGAGGTGTCATTATTTTTACAGATCCAGATTATCCGGGAGAGAGAATTCGTCATATCGTTTCACAGGCTGTACCTGGCTGTAAGCACGCTTTTTTAACGAAGCAGGAAGCAAAGGCGAAACGAGATAAAGGGATTGGAATTGAACACGCATCCGTTTCCGTTATTCAAGAAGCCCTCTCTAAAGTGTATGAAGTGACGGGGGAATATGAGTCTGCCATTACAAAGGAAGATTTACTAGCTTGCGGATTGATAGGAGGTCCAAAAGCAAGAGAAAGAAGAAAAAAACTTGGTGTAGCACTTCGTATTGGGTATGCCAATGCTAAACAGTTAGAAAAGAGACTAAGCAGTTTCCAAATTGCGAGAGAGGACTTCGTAGAGGTAATGGAACAAATATTGAAGGAGGAAGAGTCATGA
- the veg gene encoding biofilm formation stimulator Veg: MAKTLVEIKQGLDGQIGKRLKLKANGGRRKTIERYGTLAETYPSVFIVELDQQENAFERVSYSYADVLTETVELNFIDDMSKMALGEQ, encoded by the coding sequence TTGGCTAAAACATTAGTGGAAATTAAACAAGGTTTAGACGGGCAAATAGGGAAACGCTTGAAGCTGAAAGCAAATGGCGGGAGAAGAAAGACCATCGAACGTTACGGGACTTTAGCTGAAACGTATCCTTCAGTATTTATTGTTGAGTTAGATCAACAAGAAAATGCATTTGAACGGGTATCTTATAGCTACGCAGATGTTTTAACAGAGACAGTAGAATTAAACTTCATTGATGATATGAGTAAAATGGCACTTGGGGAGCAGTAA